In Dromiciops gliroides isolate mDroGli1 chromosome 4, mDroGli1.pri, whole genome shotgun sequence, one DNA window encodes the following:
- the LOC122755136 gene encoding trace amine-associated receptor 8b-like, which produces MKILQGSETRIMSSNNGFQPAAVQLCYENINGSCIQTPYSLGPQIILYMAFGSGAVLAVFGNFLVMISIFHFKQLHSPANFLIASLAYADFLVGATVMPFSMVRSVESCWYFGKRYCKVHCYFDGSFCYSSIFHLCFISIDRYIAVTDPLIYPTKVTLNVSLVCITVSWLLAITYVFSILSTGVNDDGLEELVSALKCVGGCQTAMNQTWSLVGFLLFFIPTLVMVILYFKIFLIAKQQARRIENTSSKGESSSSDSYKARVSKRERKAAKTLGIAVIAFVISWFPYFVETIIDAFLGFITPTYIYEILVWFAYYNSAMNPLIYAFFYPWFRRAVKLIVTGKVFRGHTSTIDLFSEQAKASNGRS; this is translated from the coding sequence ATGAAAATTCTGCAAGGTTCAGAGACCAGAATCATGAGCAGCAACAATGGGTTCCAGCCTGCAGCAGTGCAGCTCTGTTATGAGAATATCAATGGGtcctgcattcagactccctaCTCCCTGGGACCCCAAATCATCCTCTACATGGCCTTTGGCTCTGGGGCTGTACTGGCAGTATTTGGAAACTTCCTGGTAATGATTTCTATCTTTCACTTCAAGCAGCTGCACTCTCCAGCCAATTTTCTCATTGCCTCCTTGGCTTATGCTGACTTTTTGGTGGGAGCCACTGTGATGCCCTTCAGCATGGTGAGGTCGGTGGAGAGTTGTTGGTATTTTGGGAAGAGATATTGTAAAGTTCACTGTTATTTTGATGGATCATTTTGTTATTCTTCCATTTTTCACTTGTGCTTCATCTCCATTGATAGATACATTGCTGTCACTGACCCTCTGATCTATCCAACCAAAGTCACTTTGAATGTTTCCTTAGTGTGCATCACAGTCTCATGGCTTCTTGCTATTACTTACGTCTTTTCAATTCTTTCCACTGGTGTCAATGACGATGGGCTGGAGGAATTAGTAAGTGCCCTCAAGTGTGTGGGAGGCTGTCAGACTGCTATGAATCAAACCTGGTCATTGGTAGGTTTTCTATTGTTCTTCATCCCCACTCTGGTTATGGTTATTCTTTACTTTAAGATTTTTCTAATAGCTAAACAACAGGCTAGAAGGATTGAAAACACAAGTAGCAAAGGGGAATCTTCATCCTCAGATAGTTACAAAGCCAGAGTGtccaagagggagagaaaagcagCAAAAACACTGGGCATTGCTGTGATTGCATTTGTAATTTCATGGTTCCCCTATTTTGTTGAAACAATAATTGATGCTTTCCTAGGCTTCATCAccccaacatatatttatgaaatttTAGTTTGGTTTGCCTATTATAATTCAGCCATGAACCCTCTGATTTATGCTTTCTTTTACCCTTGGTTTAGaagagctgttaaactgattgtCACTGGGAAAGTCTTCAGAGGTCACACTTCAACAATAGATTTGTTTTCTGAACAGGCAAAGGCTTCCAATGGAAGAAGTTAA